The sequence GCTAGCAACGGTGTTCGCAAAGGCAGGAGCAAACGTTACCGTCATAGAGATGCTCGACGAGGCGTTACCCGGCTACGGCGCGGACGTTACTCGCGTCGTCAAACAACGAGCTACAGAATTGGGAATCGAGTTCCATTTCGAAGCGGCCGCAGACAGCTGGGAACGTACCACTGACGGCATTACCGTTACGACCACATCCGAAGATGGAGGGGTCTCGGAGTTCACAGCGGAGAAAGCACTCGTCGCAGTCGGGCGCAAACCAGTTACGGAAACGGTTTCGTTGGAGGCTGCCGGAGTCGAGACCGACGAAGATGGATTCGTTCCGACTGACGACTATGCTCGAACCAACCGAGAGCATATCTTCGCCGTCGGCGACGTTGCGGGCGAGCCGATGCTCGCACACAAGGGAATGTACGAGGGAGAAATCGCCGCGGAGTACATCGCGGGCGGATCAGCGACAGTCGATCCACAGGCCATCCCTGCCGTCGTGTTCACCGATCCTGAGATCGCCACAGTGGGGATGACGGAAGCGGAAGCTGCAAAAGCAGGTTTCGATCCGATCGTCGGCGAAATGCACCTACGCGGGAGCGGTCGCGCACTCACGATGGACGAAGCCAGTGGGTTCGTCAGGGTCATTGCTGCCGAAACAGGCAACGTAGTAGGTGCCCAGATCGTCGCCCCAGAAGCTTCGGAACTCATTGCCGAGTTGGGCCTCGTTATCGAATCCGAAATGTCATTGGATGCCATGATCGAGACGGTCCACGCACATCCGACGCTCTCAGAAACGGTTCGAGAGGCAGCCGCGAACGCAGCAGGACAGGCAATTCACACTCTCAATCGGTAGTCACGGTTCCTTCAGCCGCCGCGACTGTTTTCGCGTTCGTATTCTCAGTCCTCCACATGGTAGTCGCTGACCGTGTATGCACCGATCGAGGCGCGGGTCGAAATCAACGGTGGAAGCGAGGCCTGTAGAAGAGCGAACGAGAAACTGGAGTGAGCCGGCTTTGTGCAAGCAGTTTCGGTTGTTAGTTGACGCACCCCAGCGACCTCAAGAACTGTCTGGAAAGACTATTCACCACCCAGATCCACATTTGGCCAACTATTCAGACACTCATATTCGTGCTTCTGGAGGAATTTTCAATTTGTCTGTGTTATCAACTCACTATACCAGTGGTTTTATAATCACACAGTGTAAGATAACGACTACCAAGATGTATTGTCCGAGTACAGCCGTTGCGCCGGCCTATATGGACGTCGCGAACAGTCCCTGGCTCTGGATCTCAGTGGTGCCAGTCGTTATGATGGTGTTGATACAAGCAGGACTGTTCCTGCGTCGGTCGTGGAAGAATGGAAAAGAGATGGGATTATCCGACGAACAGCTCACGACGGGATTGAAAACAGGCGTTATTTCTGCCATCGGTCCTGCAATAGCCGTACTTGCGGCGATGTTGGCACTCATCGCGACCGTCGGTGGACCCGTCGCCTGGATGCGACTCACTGTCATCGGATCCCTTGCGTTCGAACTGCCCGCCGCGGAGCTTGGTGTTTCCCAGTTGGGGTACGGATTTGGGGACGAAGGTATCACCGAGACTGCGTTCGCAACTGCAGTATGGACGATGACGCTCGGTGGCATCGGTTGGTTGCTCGTGGCAGCGCTCGGAACCCCACACATGGAAAAAGCGAGACAGAAGGTTGTCGGCGGGAGAGACACGCTTCTCCCGATCGTTACCGCTGGCGCAATGCTTGGAGCGTTCGCGTACTTCGTGTCCGGAGAGATCACAGCCGGAGCTCCTGAAACAGCGTCCGTAGCAATGGGCGGATTGGTCATGAGTTCGCTCCTGGCGATAGCCGATGAAAAAGAGATTCAATGGATACGAGAGTGGGCGTTAGGTATTGCGATGGCCGTCGGTCTTCTCGTCGGGATGGGAATTCATACGGTCGCTGGAGGTGGGTGGTAACCATGTCGTCACCGTCCAGTTCGGGAGAGAGTACGCTATCCAGTTCGGAAGAAAGCGTGTACGAATCCAACTTCATACCGTACATCAACAAGTGGGGAAGGATAACGAGTCTCCTCGCGATCGCTCTATCGTTCGGACCAGCGTTGACGCTGCTTGCTGTCTTCGAGATCGTACCGCCAGCGGGCGCGATAGTCGGTGGGTTCCTCTCCGTCGCAATCACTTTCGGGATGATTTGGTTTATCGAACCCATCTCCTACTACCCGGTGCTTGGTATTCCAGGAACGTACATGGCGTTCCTGTCAGGAAACATCTCGAATCTGCGTCTCCCGTGTGCTGCCGCGGCGCAGGAAAGCGCCGACGTCGAACCCGGGACCCCACAGGGGAGCATTATTTCGACCATCGCTATCGCCGGCTCGATTTTCGTCAACGTTACGATACTGACTGTCGGCGTCTTCGCGCTCGTTCCCGTGTTTGAAGCGTTGCCCGAGTTCGTTCGAAACGCTCTCGAGTCCTATCTAGTGCCGGCGGTCTTCGGGGCGATCTTCGCCCAGTTCGGACGGGACTATCCGAAGATAGCCGCTGTTGGATTCTGCATTGCGCTGATCATGACGCTACTAATGGAGTTCGGATTCCTCGCTTTCCTCCCCGGAGTTCCCCTCTATGCGGTAATCGTCGTCTCGGTGTTTGGCACGATTTACGTTGCAAAGCTCATGTGGGAAAACGGGTTGGTCGAAGCGGATACGTAACGCCCGTGACCCGTTCAGGGGTCAGTTGAAACGAGACGCCGGAGGCGTCTCGTCATCCGGCGAGCCCTTCGATTTCGCCGCTCTCGCAGAGCGGATCGAACGGTGCCAACGACACCGTCACCATCACGATGCGGCATAGCCATCTCGGAAGACGTCGTTCCGCTCAATCACGGACGATTTCCTCCTCTGTACGACCCGAGGTGCCGGCCCGCTCCACCTGTCGGATACCGTCTCACGTCATCGATTTAATTTCCCAGTTTAGAGATGGTATAGAATAGGCAATCAATAAATGCGCAGTGTTCCCATGTTATACCATGGCAGATAAGACCGATCTGGTGGAATTGCGACGGGAGTTTCATCAAAACCCGGAACCGGGCTGGCGTGAATTCTGGACGACGGCAAAGATCGTCGACGAGATCGAACGGATCGGTGTGGACGAACTTCATATCGGATCCGAGGCGGTCAACACTACGGAACGACTCGGCGTACCTGACGATCAGGAGTTGTCCGACTGGCTAGAGCAGGCCCGAAAACAGATCGAGCGCCCCGACGTTCTCGACAAGATCGCCGGTGGAAAAACCGGCGCCGTCGCAGTCATAGAGAACGGAGAAGGTCCGTGTGTGGCGCTTCGTGTCGACATCGATGCGCTCCCTATTACCGAATCGTCCGCCACGGATCACACACCGACTGCTGAGGGGTTTCGTTCGACGAACGAAGGGTTCATGCACGCCTGCGGTCATGACGCACATATCACACTCGGCTTGGGCGTTCTCGAAACGCTGTCGGCTCGAGAGTTCAACGGGACGTTCAAAGTCTTTTTCCAACCCTCTGAGGAGCTTCTTGGGGGTGGGAAAGCGATGGCAAGCACCTCTCACCTGAACGATGTAGATTACTTACTGGGAGTCCACGTTGGACTCGAGAAGGAGACTGGAGAGGTCATCGCCGGTATGGATGGCGCACTCGCTCTCTCCCGCTTCGACATCTCCATCGAGGGAGAGTCTGCACATGCTGGAGCCGCTCCGGAGGACGGCCAGAACGCAATCCAAGCCTTCGTCACTGCGGCAAGCGACATCTACGCTATTCCTCGCCACCAAGACGGTGATACTCGAGTGAACCTCGGGGAGATACACACGGAGAACGCAGCTAACGTGATTGCAGATCTGGTGACCGCAAAGGCGGAGGTCAGGGGCGAATCGACGCAGTTGATGGAATACATGAAAGAATCAGTGTACGACCGGTTAGAACACGCTGCAGCGATGCACGGCTGTGACGTAGATGTCACAGTTATCGGTGAGTCGATACGACAAGACTGCGATAGAGAAATGGTAGATTCGGTATACGAAACCGCAGAAAGGATTGATGGGGTTACGTCGCCCGTCCGCAGAGACACGCTCGGAGCGAGTGAAGACGCTACCTACCTCATGAAGACAGTTGCTGAAAACGGCGGAAAAGCCACGTACGTCGGTCTCGGTGCGAGTAATCCAAGTGGACATCATACGCCGACGTTCGACATTGACGAAGACTGTCTTCCCATCGGCGTCTCCGTCCTCTCACAGACAGCACTCGATTTGCTCGCCTGAGCATCACTGTAGAGTCTGAGAGCTCATACTCTGATATCTCTGAGGTTGGTACTGCCCGGTTTGAGCTCCGCTTTCACCCATCGTTTGTTTACGGAGTGTGTTTACATTTAGCAGTCACGGGACCAATAATCGCGGTTAGTCGAACCCAGACTACACCTCTAACGTAGTATGTTAGTATTCGCCCCCACTCATTACATTCATACTATTGTAATTTATGACTATTTGCTGAACTGGGTAAACGGAAAACGTAAACAACAGACGTACGTCGTAATTTCACCTTGAGTCGACCACTGTCAGAATAGTATGACAGGATAAATGAATGAGTGGGGTTGATCGCGACTGGAAAAAGAAGGCTCCGTTGCGAGGTTATCTAATCCTGTTCTCAGGCGTTCTCTCCACTGTACTTCGTGAGACGTGTAGAGAATTGGACGCCGTCTTGCAGTATGAAGAGCTGTGTTGAACGGTGCCGGAATAGGTCGCTAAATCAAAGGAGTTGAAGCGGGAGGGCTGCGGTGTCTATGACACAACTCTCCCGCTCCGTTGGGTAAGTTGTGCCGCTTGCTCAGAATGTTGATTCCGTCCTATCGTCTAAAGTTCGCCTCTGGTAGCGTCAGTTGACACCTCCATTGTGGGAACCACCTCGGGTGACGTCGTCAACGGTTGATTCAATCTCCCTAAGTCCGTTCACGGTACCGAGCGTGATGCCGTGCTCCACGAGGACAATGGCGTACTGTCCGTCCGTTCCGATTCGGTCGAGTCGTGCGTTGATCCCTGTCGTGGTCACTCCGATCTCCTGGTGTGTCGGTATCGTAAATCGTTCGCGCTGTTCGAATTCATCCGCGTTCTCTGGACCCTAGTTGTCTATATC comes from Natronococcus occultus SP4 and encodes:
- the lpdA gene encoding dihydrolipoyl dehydrogenase, whose amino-acid sequence is MSARDPPTSTDVLVIGAGPGGYVAAIRAAQLGLDVTLVEKDAYGGTCLNHGCIPSKALISATDLAHRTREASHMGIHAELTIEMSELVAWKDQVVEQLTSGVEKLCKGNGVTLVEGAAEFTGENTVRITNSREDDTNRLEFEHAIVATGSQPVELPGFEFDGEQILSSRDALAMESIPDRLIVVGAGYIGMELATVFAKAGANVTVIEMLDEALPGYGADVTRVVKQRATELGIEFHFEAAADSWERTTDGITVTTTSEDGGVSEFTAEKALVAVGRKPVTETVSLEAAGVETDEDGFVPTDDYARTNREHIFAVGDVAGEPMLAHKGMYEGEIAAEYIAGGSATVDPQAIPAVVFTDPEIATVGMTEAEAAKAGFDPIVGEMHLRGSGRALTMDEASGFVRVIAAETGNVVGAQIVAPEASELIAELGLVIESEMSLDAMIETVHAHPTLSETVREAAANAAGQAIHTLNR
- a CDS encoding DUF5058 family protein produces the protein MDVANSPWLWISVVPVVMMVLIQAGLFLRRSWKNGKEMGLSDEQLTTGLKTGVISAIGPAIAVLAAMLALIATVGGPVAWMRLTVIGSLAFELPAAELGVSQLGYGFGDEGITETAFATAVWTMTLGGIGWLLVAALGTPHMEKARQKVVGGRDTLLPIVTAGAMLGAFAYFVSGEITAGAPETASVAMGGLVMSSLLAIADEKEIQWIREWALGIAMAVGLLVGMGIHTVAGGGW
- a CDS encoding amidohydrolase, whose product is MADKTDLVELRREFHQNPEPGWREFWTTAKIVDEIERIGVDELHIGSEAVNTTERLGVPDDQELSDWLEQARKQIERPDVLDKIAGGKTGAVAVIENGEGPCVALRVDIDALPITESSATDHTPTAEGFRSTNEGFMHACGHDAHITLGLGVLETLSAREFNGTFKVFFQPSEELLGGGKAMASTSHLNDVDYLLGVHVGLEKETGEVIAGMDGALALSRFDISIEGESAHAGAAPEDGQNAIQAFVTAASDIYAIPRHQDGDTRVNLGEIHTENAANVIADLVTAKAEVRGESTQLMEYMKESVYDRLEHAAAMHGCDVDVTVIGESIRQDCDREMVDSVYETAERIDGVTSPVRRDTLGASEDATYLMKTVAENGGKATYVGLGASNPSGHHTPTFDIDEDCLPIGVSVLSQTALDLLA